CATGGCGCTCTTCGAGTGCGGTCCCGCCTTTGCAGGCGGCGAGCCGGGCGAGCAGGCCACGCAGGTCTCCGGCATTCTCGTAGGTCGCACTGGTCCCAAGGACGTGCACGGTGCCTCGCGCCCGGTGGATGTGTTCGATGCCAAGGCCGACGCCGAGGCGATCCTCGCCGCCCTGGGCGCGCCCGCCAAGATGCAGATCCTACGCGGCGCCGAAGAGTGGTGGCACCCGGGCCGTCACGGCAAGCTGTGCCTCGGCCCGAAGAAGGTGCTGGGCGTCTTCGGAGAGCTGCACCCCAAGGTGCTGCAGGCGATGGACGTGAAGGGGCCGGTCGTGGCCTTCACCCTCTACCCGCAAGAGATCCCGCTGCCGCGCAACGCAGGCGGTGCGCGTCCGGCGCTGAAGCTGAACGACCTGCAGGCTGTCGAGCGCGACTTTGCCTTCGTGGTGGATGCGGATGTGGCGGCTCTCGACCTGGTGAACGCCGCTGCCGGTGCCGACAAGGCGCTGATTGAGGATGTGCGCGTGTTCGACGAGTTCATCGGCGGCAGCCTCGGGGAGGGCAAGAAGTCGCTCGCCATCACCGTGCGCCTGCAGCCGAACGACGCGACGCTGAAGGAAAAGGACATCGAGGCGGTTGCGGCCAAGATCGTCGCCAAGGTCGAAAAGGCCACCGGCGGCATACTGCGCGGCTGAGCCCGGTTCGTATGATGACAAAGGCCCCGGCGGAGCGTTCCGCCGGGGCCTTTTTTCTTAATCAGGGGGCCTTCTGGTGGTGCCGCGGCCTCAGGCCTCGGCGGTGAACTCGTCGTATGCCGCCAGCGCCTTGGCGGCATACATCAGGCCTGGGCCGCCGCCCATCTGCACCGCCATGCCGCAAACGTCGGCGATCTCCTCGCGGGTGGCGCCAAGGCGGACCAGCGCGCTGACGTGGCTCAGGATGCAGGCGTCGCAGCGGATCGCGATGCCTATGCCAAGCGCCACGTACTCCT
The sequence above is a segment of the Alloyangia pacifica genome. Coding sequences within it:
- a CDS encoding carboxymuconolactone decarboxylase family protein encodes the protein MSFKEQLADKRKELRELRKAIPETFAGFVEMEKAASAEAALNHKEKEYVALGIGIAIRCDACILSHVSALVRLGATREEIADVCGMAVQMGGGPGLMYAAKALAAYDEFTAEA